Proteins encoded together in one Flavobacterium keumense window:
- a CDS encoding AraC family transcriptional regulator — translation MKIVLEDIKRLAGSSFRILVNPKLNNFYYWHFHPEFELTFIEAPQGTRRVGNHVGQFEGSDLVFIGSNIPHLNFDYGIRAEYEKVVVLQINADFFKNDFASTPELAAIQQLFENAKKVICFHGNTKSTIGKQLKTIHLLPHFEQFIAVLSLFQTLATSEEMTFLHEHPFENFYNNKEQSRLKVVYTFIEKNFQRTITIEEMAQLTHLSKAAFCRYFKKMTRLTFIEFLNQYRIEQAKRLLKGDKNVTETCYECGFESVSYFNRIFKKVVGENPLEFKKK, via the coding sequence ATGAAAATCGTACTCGAAGATATTAAACGCTTAGCGGGAAGTTCGTTCCGAATTTTGGTCAACCCAAAATTGAACAATTTTTATTATTGGCATTTTCATCCTGAATTTGAATTGACTTTTATAGAAGCTCCCCAAGGAACTAGACGGGTTGGAAATCATGTAGGACAATTTGAAGGGAGTGACTTGGTTTTTATTGGTTCTAATATTCCACATTTGAACTTTGATTACGGAATTAGAGCTGAATACGAAAAAGTAGTAGTACTGCAAATTAATGCTGATTTTTTCAAGAATGATTTTGCTTCAACTCCAGAACTGGCAGCGATTCAGCAACTGTTTGAAAATGCTAAAAAAGTAATTTGCTTTCACGGGAACACCAAATCCACTATTGGAAAACAATTAAAAACGATTCATTTATTACCGCATTTTGAACAATTTATAGCAGTATTGTCATTGTTTCAAACGCTTGCAACTTCTGAAGAAATGACTTTTTTACACGAACATCCTTTTGAAAATTTCTACAATAACAAAGAGCAATCCCGACTCAAAGTAGTCTATACTTTTATCGAAAAAAATTTTCAGCGCACTATTACTATTGAAGAAATGGCGCAACTCACCCATTTATCTAAAGCGGCTTTTTGTCGGTATTTTAAGAAAATGACGCGACTGACTTTTATCGAATTCTTAAATCAATACCGAATTGAACAAGCCAAACGCCTTTTAAAAGGAGATAAAAACGTAACGGAAACTTGTTACGAATGCGGATTTGAAAGTGTATCGTATTTCAATCGCATCTTCAAAAAAGTCGTTGGCGAAAATCCTTTGGAATTTAAAAAGAAGTAA
- a CDS encoding M1 family metallopeptidase has product MNKKTIYLFLLFLVTNTILAQKFTRQDSLRGSITKERSWWDLKKYHLDIKVNPADSTIIGSNTIDYQVVEKYNVMQIDLQEPMQITKIVQDGINLKYQRDGNVYYVYLVANQSKGEKKQLVIFYGGKPKIAVNPPWDGGITWKKDENGKSFIASSCQGLGASVWWPNKDHMYDEVESMLISVNVPKGLMDISNGRLINTKQLKDNTTTYTWQVTNPINNYGVNINIGDYVAFSEKYKGEKGDLDCQYYVLRNNLAKAKKQFQDVPKMLKAFEHWFGPYPFYEDSYKLVEVPYLGMEHQSSVTYGNGYKNGYRGRDLSGTGWGLKFDFIIIHESGHEWFANNITYKDIADMWIHESFTNYSESLFVEYYYGKEAGAEYVRGTRKNIRNDKPIIGQYDVNNEGSGDMYYKGGNMLHTIRQIINNDEKWREILRGLNSTFYHQTVTTQQIENYISEQAGIDLMPVFNQYLRDTRVPTLEYYFTEKQLSYRWINCVDGFTMPVQVYLNGESLQIQPTKEWKVITVSNVNSKLTIDANYYVAELNSTN; this is encoded by the coding sequence ATGAATAAAAAAACTATTTACTTATTCCTTCTATTTTTGGTTACCAATACCATTTTAGCTCAAAAATTCACTAGACAAGACAGTTTACGAGGAAGTATTACCAAAGAAAGAAGTTGGTGGGACTTAAAAAAATACCATTTAGACATCAAAGTGAATCCTGCAGATAGTACCATTATTGGATCCAATACAATTGACTATCAAGTAGTCGAAAAATACAATGTGATGCAAATTGACTTGCAAGAACCGATGCAAATTACCAAAATTGTACAAGATGGTATCAACCTAAAGTACCAAAGAGATGGTAATGTCTATTATGTGTATTTAGTAGCCAATCAAAGTAAAGGAGAAAAGAAGCAGCTTGTTATTTTTTATGGAGGAAAGCCAAAAATAGCCGTTAATCCGCCTTGGGATGGAGGAATCACTTGGAAGAAAGATGAAAATGGAAAATCCTTTATAGCCTCTTCTTGTCAAGGTTTGGGAGCAAGTGTTTGGTGGCCTAACAAAGACCACATGTACGATGAAGTTGAATCTATGTTGATTAGTGTGAATGTTCCAAAAGGCCTAATGGATATTTCCAATGGTCGCTTGATAAACACAAAACAATTAAAAGACAATACAACAACATACACTTGGCAAGTCACCAATCCGATTAATAACTACGGGGTAAATATCAATATTGGTGATTATGTAGCTTTTTCAGAAAAATACAAGGGCGAAAAAGGAGATTTAGATTGTCAATATTATGTGTTGCGAAACAATTTGGCTAAAGCCAAAAAACAATTCCAAGATGTTCCTAAAATGCTCAAAGCTTTCGAACATTGGTTTGGTCCTTATCCTTTTTACGAAGACAGCTACAAACTCGTTGAAGTGCCGTATTTAGGTATGGAACATCAAAGTAGTGTTACCTATGGGAATGGTTATAAAAACGGTTATCGCGGACGTGATTTAAGCGGTACCGGTTGGGGATTGAAATTTGATTTTATCATTATTCATGAGTCGGGACACGAATGGTTTGCTAATAATATCACGTACAAAGACATTGCCGATATGTGGATTCATGAAAGTTTTACCAACTATTCTGAAAGTTTGTTTGTAGAATACTATTATGGCAAAGAGGCTGGAGCGGAGTATGTACGTGGTACTCGAAAAAATATTCGAAATGACAAACCGATTATTGGCCAATACGATGTAAATAACGAAGGTTCCGGCGATATGTATTACAAAGGCGGTAATATGTTGCATACCATTCGTCAAATCATCAATAATGACGAAAAATGGAGAGAAATCCTTAGAGGTTTGAATAGTACGTTTTACCATCAAACGGTTACTACCCAACAAATTGAAAACTACATTAGTGAACAAGCAGGCATTGACTTAATGCCCGTTTTTAATCAATATTTGAGAGATACACGAGTGCCTACTTTGGAATATTATTTCACAGAAAAGCAATTAAGCTATCGTTGGATTAATTGTGTTGATGGATTTACGATGCCAGTTCAAGTTTACTTGAATGGAGAATCATTGCAAATTCAGCCTACAAAAGAATGGAAGGTAATTACGGTATCGAATGTGAATTCAAAATTGACAATTGATGCTAATTATTATGTAGCGGAATTGAACAGTACCAACTAA
- a CDS encoding alkaline phosphatase D family protein, with translation MKMIFARTKLLFPLGLILFLITSSIHSQTKTYSIAFGSCDNQRLKNELWKSIDENLPVAWIWGGDNVYSDTEDMNALKENYAIQKNDADYLEFMANKQILGTWDDHDYGLNDGGEEYPYKRASQQLLLDFLGTSKDAPERFRDGVYNSRLINVDGNKVKIIVLDTRFFRTAVTKSLNSKKRFQPNHYGQGTILGEAQWKWLEQELNSSEAPFNVIVSSIQLLSDKHGFECWGNFPHEIDKLEKIIVASKAKGTFIISGDRHIATFSSKKVPNLNYPLVDFTSSGLTHVYSSFSGEENPYQIGKVVAEKNFGLLQFDFTNHLVIMQIRGAENNLLSEHIQQY, from the coding sequence GTTGATTTTATTCCTAATTACTAGTTCGATTCATTCTCAAACCAAAACTTATTCCATTGCTTTTGGTTCTTGTGACAATCAAAGACTCAAAAATGAGTTATGGAAATCTATTGATGAAAACCTTCCTGTAGCTTGGATTTGGGGAGGAGATAATGTTTATTCAGATACCGAAGACATGAATGCGCTTAAAGAAAATTATGCCATTCAGAAAAATGATGCGGATTATTTAGAATTTATGGCTAACAAACAGATTTTAGGCACTTGGGACGATCATGATTACGGTCTAAATGATGGAGGAGAGGAATACCCTTATAAGAGAGCAAGTCAGCAATTATTATTAGATTTTTTAGGAACATCCAAAGATGCTCCAGAACGTTTTAGAGATGGTGTTTATAATTCTAGACTAATTAATGTTGATGGAAATAAAGTCAAAATAATTGTTTTAGATACTCGATTCTTTAGAACTGCTGTAACCAAATCATTGAATTCAAAAAAACGTTTTCAACCAAATCACTACGGACAAGGAACCATTTTAGGAGAAGCGCAGTGGAAATGGTTAGAACAAGAGTTGAACTCTTCTGAGGCTCCGTTCAATGTAATTGTAAGCAGTATCCAATTGTTATCGGACAAGCACGGCTTTGAATGTTGGGGTAATTTTCCGCATGAGATTGATAAACTAGAAAAGATAATTGTAGCATCAAAAGCAAAAGGAACGTTTATTATTTCAGGCGATCGTCATATAGCCACTTTTTCTTCTAAAAAGGTTCCCAATTTAAACTATCCTTTAGTGGATTTCACTTCTAGTGGACTTACTCATGTGTATTCTAGTTTTTCTGGAGAAGAAAATCCCTATCAAATAGGTAAAGTTGTAGCAGAGAAAAATTTTGGATTATTACAATTTGACTTCACGAACCATCTTGTCATCATGCAAATTCGAGGAGCAGAAAATAACCTTTTAAGCGAACATATTCAACAATATTAA